CAGCATCTAGCACTGCTCAAAACAGAAGATCTTATTGCTTTAACAAAATGGGAAATTAtttactgggggaaaaaaaagtgcaCCAACTAATGGGGGGAAAGTAAGACCTATGCACTGAAGTAGAGCTCACTGAAATAATGAAGCTTCCTTCTGGGTTCCTGATTTTATTCAGAGTTCACATCCAAAGCCCATTCTGTAAGAAGGTGTTAACAGccacagttgaaaaaaaaagccacagttGGATGAAGGTAAATTAAAGAGATAAAAGGACGTTCTCCTTGACAGTGCCTTAGTCGTTCTGCTGTACAATGTAGAGCTCTGATACACTAACAGGTTCCTTGGTGGCCTGAGGGAGCAAATACGCTCTGTCCTGTTACTAGGAAATGACTAAGGCACTAGAGAGAATCTGGTTCATTATTTAGTATATCACACCCAAAAATTATACCTGGTCTTCCTAATGATAAAACATGGCATGCTTAAATGATGGTCTTCTGTGCTTCATAAAAGGACTTGGATGATATCTGACTGGTGACTAAATCAACCttactaaattattttataaagataCAGACTGAGCTCGGGAAACTTTATATACAACCAAAAACATTAGCAGCAATAGTTTCTATGGATAATAAGCACATACAACTTGAAACAAGACAGAGCACTGAGGGCAGCTAGAGCGGGATAGATGTGGGGGTGTCCTGCTGCCTTAAGCCCAGCCGCAGGGTGGAATGTAGATGGGTTACAACAGATgtctcttctctctcactctctttcttccttaataTTATTGTCTAAGTGTTCAGGGAGTCTAATTAGGCCAgacctgggaagaagaaagatcCCTCTTTGCTGTATATCAGATGCAGGCACAGAGTTGTAACTAAACAGGCGGTAAACATTTTTTCTATAAGCATTTGCTTGGAAATTTGCATGTCCTGTCATCCAAATTGCCCAACATCTCCACCAGTCTTTCCCCCAAACACATACAGtacaagcaagcacacacaccaCTGCCTCCAGGTGGCAACCGCATGCAGCGAAGTACAGGCCCTGGGTAAATATTAACCATGTTTTCAATAGCTGGCATTCCAGCACATCCATCCCCTGCTTTCTGTTGTGGTTGTTTCTGTtattcacaaaagaaaaagggaaacgTGGGTGTCATCATTTTATAATAGTCTACTACAGAGTAAAATACAAAAGAACACTTCTGGGAACAGCAGAAGCCAGGCCCGCACCACTGACTTCCTCAGCCAGTGGCAACCATTAAATCAACAGCTGGAAAGTCGGAACAGGAATATACAGTTTGGAGGACAAATCACAGAACTATAGTTTTCTTCTGTATTTGGTACCAATATAATAAGTATATAACAAAGGTACActtgttctaaaaataaaatataaacatactgGTCGGTTAGATACTGCATTTTCAGAACTGCACATTACCTAatacttttgttttttacataAAGGTAACTTATGCACTGTATgataacaagaaaaacaacagtacACACTAATCCAATTgcataaaaagaaggaagaaaccaatCAAAACCAAGACAATCTCTTTCCAAAACAGCTCCTTCTTTGGTCTGCACAACCAGAGGAAGTTAACCATGAAGGTGAGACATATTCAGCACCAGGCCTGGCTGGACAGCTCCCGAATTCTCCGAGgctcaaggaaaaacaaaaaacaaaacaaaaaacccaaaacggaaacaaaacaaaacagagcagaaaaccccaaaccaaaccaaaccaaaccaaaaaaacctccACCAGTCAAGCGGAGCCTAACAGGGTGCAAAAGCAGATTGTATGGTTTGgggtttttaattctttattttttgttttaacttttgtttGCGCTCGGCCTGCGAGAGAGATATTTCTAAGTAAAATTCAAATTCTGCCAGAGGGAAACCAAAAAGTGAGAGGATGGATGACTGACTAGAGAAGGGTTACATatcctaaacatttttttttttctgggacattCTTTGTGGTCTCTGGTGCTTAATGTAGATGTATCCTTTATAATAAACTCTTGCCTGAGCCCAGctggaggtggagaaaggggaggggagagaagctaaaggaaaagtgaaagcccgtgggggaggggcagctatATACAACGTGACCGGCcggccccctcccctccctttgctTCGGTGTCAAATGCCTTTTATATATGTTTGGTAGCCTGTGCGGTTTCTCCTCcttactggggggggggggggagggggaggacatGGGGTGGAGAGGGAAGATGCAGCCTTCATTGACAATGAGAAAATATGTGATTTGTCATGCGCTTGGACTGTGTTATTAATAGTATAATAATTACTATAAATATCAATAAAGTATTATCAGCGTTATTTCTTCCTCTGAGACTTTCCTCGCCCAATATTTACAAATACCGCACAGTGCCTCGGCGGAGGAGGAACAGTAAAAGGGTGGGCAGGTAAGGAAAGAGGGCAGAGGAAAGAGGGCCAGAGGAGAACGGAACGGAAGAAAGGAGGAACAAAAGCCAGGATGGTGGAGATGCTGGAAACGAGGAAGGGGTCAGGAGAGGAGCTACACAATCAGGACAGTACCACCGTTTGCAAAAGGCCCTCGCCAGGTGTGTCCAAACTGGAGGAAGCTGCCTGTGCTCCGTGTGGACTGGGGGCCGGCGGCGGAGGCGGGGGCGCACAGGGACCCTGGCACTGGAGACCAGGGGacgaagaggaggaagaggaggtggcaTTGGAGGGGGTGCTGAAGGCGGAGTCCCGGGGCTGCCTCTCCAGCCGGGTTTCTTTTCCATGGGTTGGGGCTTGAACGCCTGCCCGGGGCAGCCCCCCACCACCGTGGATGCCGCTGCAATGATCTTTCTCATATTCCTCCTGAGCTCTCTGCATCTTCCGCTTCTTCATCCTACGCTTGTGAATGTGGAAGGTGGAGAGGGACAGCACGATGAGGCAGAAGATGAGGGTGACCAGGACAATCAGCACCAGCGTGGATGAGAAAGACTGGAAGAGCTGCTGTCCCACCTGCGTGATGCAGGTGCCTCCACCTGCGCCTGAGCCGCGGACACCTGCGTTGCTGCCTCCGCTGGCGTTGTGGGGAGCAAAGGTCCGGTTCAGGAGACAAGGCGGCAGTGCCAGCCTCAGCTCTTTGGGCGCCCTGGCACTCATCGGCGCTGGGCTGAGAGGGGCCAGGCCCACCAGGCTTCCTCTGTTGGACACACGGTTCCCACTAGCCGAGACGACGACAAGAGCCCACACCACCCCAACTGCTCCCTAGCGCTGGAGAGAGCGAGTGCTCCAGCCAAACACTGAGGGGGCAATTGTAGGCAAGCAAGCCGGCCAGAGCTAGTGGCCCGTTCCTCCTTGATCTCCTCTCCAAGCGCCCAGTTCTCTTTCCCCAGGCACAGTGCTGCAAAGAAAATAGGATTAGTTAGGGTCCTGGTCACTGCCAAGGCAAGTGCAGAGGACGAGAGGGATCTGCCACCACTGCCAAGCGGCCCTCTAATGGGCTCTGTCATCTCCACAACCCACCGACCCAACCCTACCTCTCCTGGAAGCGCAGGAGAGCAGCTGCCAGCTGCTCCGCTGGCTCAGACGGGGTCTGGCTTCCGCACCGCACCGCAGAGACACTGGTTACTCAGCAGAGAAGGCAGCCGCCCTGCCCCCTGCACAACTTTCTAATTGCCACCAACAGCGGCCACCAGGGCTTTCTCTATCTACTTCCCCAAAAGCCAACTCCCTCTTTCTTGTGCCCTGTGGACCTCTTCTCAGGATCCACTCTGGCCAGCCCTCCTCCAAGCAGGCTCCCTACATGCagtcttcctttcccatccttcCTTCTCCAAACACCTCCACCCTGGACCTTCTGATCCCCAAGGTCCCAGTCCCAGGGGATACATCCCACTGCCTCTGTCCCTGGGCACAGCTGACACGCTGGATCTGGTACACAGGATCAGGCTGGACCTTCCTCCAGCCTTCTTCCCTGCTACCTTCAtccccccttcctccccatcAAAAGCAACTGAAACACCCTTCTCAGCGCAGGCACAAACGCCCCCCCCCTCCCAGCCCTCCCCATCTCCCGAGCCTCCCACTTGACAGTCTCCgtatcccttttctttctcccagagcAGAAACTGGAAGGGGAAGGTTCCCGCCTACAAAGTTTGGGGAACCGACCTTGTCCCCAGCCTTCCCCGGGCCCTGGCCCCAGGGCCCAGAGGCAGTGGTAGAGGACCAAACTGGGCGGACTCTCAGCAGGCAGCACATCTCCCTTGCCTCTCCCAAAAGGCAGGGGCAAACTGTTGCACTGAGGagcagcaaagcaaagcactagccTCGGCCGGGGCAGTGGCAGGGGCTGGGGCGGGGGCCGAAGCCCTGACCAGAGATGTCTGCGCAGGCCGCGGGAGTGGTCCTACCCACTCCCATCCTGCCGCTGGGACCCCTGGCCACGGAAGCCTTCAGTCGGACTGCTCTCTCTTACCTGGAACAGCCAGCCCAGTAGCAGAGAAGGAGCCCCTGCCTCGGCTGCAGTGGCGGCTGCAGAAGGAGCGGAGCGCAGGGACCAGAGACAGAGCcgcgctgccgccgccgccgccgccgctgccttcgctgctgccgctgccgccgctgctgctACAGGGAGCTCAGCTCTTAGCCTATTGCCAGAGAGGCCGGTGACGTCAGGCAGCCACCGCCAGGGCTCCAAGCCACCCCTCAGGCCCCCACCCACCCTCATACCCAACACCTTGTCCTGGTGTAACAGCCTCGCCAACACCATTCCCAGTTTCCCGCTGTTCCCCAGCTTTGGGGCTGGGAGGAGcaaacccacccccacccccgcctccacCACCCGGCCAGCAACCCACCTTCAGCCCTAGCACTCTTTGCCTAGGAAGACGCAGGCTTCAGTTCTTCCATCGCTCTGTGCTTTATCCTCAACTTGTCTCCAGGTACACAGTTTTGCTCTCGGGGGACCTGCTCCCCTGGGGGTGTACTTTCTTCCTGTTGACTGATCAACCTGCTACCCCCAAATCCCGTTTTGCTGCCTCCGGTTCTAAGCACAAACTGCTTGCACGAGGGAGATGGCAAGGACATTTGTCAACACCACCGTGGCAGATTCAGAAACGGGAACCTGAAAATGCATCAAAGGCTGCATCGTCTGCGCCGGGCACCAGAGCATGCCATCCCGCCTGTCTGCTCTTCGGGCGGTTCAGCGTGTTCACCACTCTTTCTCTTTTGAGGATCTCACCTCACGAACACACAGAGCGCACAGGGGCTTATAGGGCAGGAAGGGAATATTACAAAGAGGAGTGCAGAAACCAATGACCTGTAAAAAATTCTCCGCATTCTTTGTGCTGCCCAAAAAGTGCTCGTTCAGTGACTCGAATCTTTGTCAAAAGGCTTGATGCACTAGCCTTTCAACTTAAATGGATGCATGGGAGAGCCTAAAAAACGCTTGCAAACATCTAGTTAGAGACCAGTGAAGGACTAGTTTGGGGTCCCTGCAGAAATAGGAACAGTGCATTCTATTGTAGTAGCCATCTTCAAAATAGAACacgctttttctttttcttttttaagtgagAACTGGAAATGCCGGTTTGGAACAATGCCTACAGGCCGAACAGTCTTTAAGGGCACTCAGATAACTTAGTAAAagtgtgtttctttcttctctcccaccTTGTTTACTTCCAGTCTTTCAGTTTAGCAAAGTGGGCGATGTTTCCTCGTTGAACTGGACAGTGACATGCGTGCTCCTGCCTCTTTGAACTGTGCACCGAGAAGGGAGGCTGTCGGGAGTCCTAGATGCCACTCACCCGCTTGTGTCAGCTGTAGCTGGGAGGTGGAgcctaataaaaaagaaaagcaacttcTCCTTCTGACCCCGTGCTCCTAACTAGTCCTACTCACTTTCCTCTTTCTGCTCGTGCAACAAATGAATGACACATTCCCTCCACCCcaactttgttttcatttattccaGCACAAGTTATCTGGGGCCTGGGGAGCGGCACAGCATTAAAGCACTTGAGGAAATGTGCAAAAGTCCCAGGTTCTACCCACAGCACgatgaagaagagaaggaaggaatctGCTTCATATTCATAGCTGTGTCAATAAGAAAAGGTATTTCCAAGTTAATAGTTCAGTGCTTGCTGGATTGCGCACTGTTGCTTCAGACAGCAAAGACACACAGTTAATGATGGCCAAGGACTTAGACACTTGCATAAGCTTCCCTTCCCAGAAGGAGGGGACCTGACGCCTCCTAAAGCCACCTTCTACATTTAATGATTCTGGCTTCAGTAGGCTTGGAGGATGGTGAGCCTTTGCTGGCTTCACTGTGT
This is a stretch of genomic DNA from Meriones unguiculatus strain TT.TT164.6M chromosome 1, Bangor_MerUng_6.1, whole genome shotgun sequence. It encodes these proteins:
- the C1H11orf87 gene encoding uncharacterized protein C11orf87 homolog, whose translation is MSARAPKELRLALPPCLLNRTFAPHNASGGSNAGVRGSGAGGGTCITQVGQQLFQSFSSTLVLIVLVTLIFCLIVLSLSTFHIHKRRMKKRKMQRAQEEYEKDHCSGIHGGGGLPRAGVQAPTHGKETRLERQPRDSAFSTPSNATSSSSSSSPGLQCQGPCAPPPPPPAPSPHGAQAASSSLDTPGEGLLQTVVLS